A genome region from Babesia bigemina genome assembly Bbig001, chromosome : I includes the following:
- a CDS encoding ribosomal protein L1, putative, with the protein MLHTAVLSRALAERCRCVLTQTRTKKYLPFYANTRKNQAKRGKQPKSEQRSDGPATAAEADNTRHNLVSRLATPDEALEVLRSLRCAAINADVAAEQYRFRLWTRVDVKRTALRGMAVLPHPVGPKPRVVAICEEEEATLALECGAAYAGLDSILERIAGGWTNFDTCVTTTIHMPKLVKVARILGPKKLMPNMKEGTLCSNLLEAVRRLSSSNALQFRATPIDDAEFDTIQAMVSPRKKLDFEVDNVAALEVPIAQGGATPQVVVENAKHFVVEVMKQRPPATAKVTTNEFKWPPVRKTVNSILEDAFSTLGTTHKADNQFIVGGAFGLARQGQSMSTPIIFDTGLLL; encoded by the coding sequence ATGCTACACACTGCCGTCCTCAGCCGCGCCCTTGCGGAACGATGTCGATGCGTACTAACGCAGACTCGGACCAAGAAGTACCTGCCGTTCTATGCTAATACTCGGAAGAACCAGGCGAAGAGGGGAAAGCAGCCGAAGTCGGAGCAGCGTAGCGACGGCCCGGCGACGGCTGCCGAGGCCGACAACACCAGGCACAACCTGGTCAGCCGGCTGGCCACCCCGGACGAGGCGCTGGAAGTGTTGCGCAGTCTGAGGTGCGCGGCGATCAACGCGGACGTTGCTGCTGAGCAGTACCGCTTCCGCCTGTGGACAAGGGTCGATGTTAAGCGGACGGCGTTGCGAGGCATGGCCGTGCTTCCGCACCCAGTGGGACCCAAGCCGCGCGTGGTGGCGATATGCGAAGAGGAGGAGGCCACTTTGGCACTCGAGTGCGGCGCGGCGTACGCCGGACTCGACTCCATACTGGAGCGCATAGCCGGCGGCTGGACCAACTTCGACACGTGCGtgacgacgacgatacaCATGCCCAAGCTCGTCAAGGTCGCGAGGATACTCGGGCCCAAGAAGCTCATGCCCAATATGAAGGAGGGTACGCTGTGCAGCAACCTGCTGGAAGCGGTGCGGCGGCTGAGCAGCTCCAATGCCCTCCAGTTCAGGGCCACGCCCATCGACGACGCCGAATTCGACACCATACAGGCGATGGTGTCGCCACGGAAGAAGCTGGATTTCGAGGTTGATAACGTCGCTGCGCTGGAGGTGCCCATTGCGCAGGGCGGCGCTACGCCGCAGGTCGTCGTAGAAAACGCGAAGCATTTCGTCGTCGAGGTCATGAAGCAGCGGCCACCGGCAACTGCGAAGGTGACAACGAACGAATTCAAGTGGCCGCCCGTGCGCAAAACCGTGAACAGCATCCTCGAAGACGCCTTTTCAACCTTGGGAACGACCCACAAGGCTGACAACCAGTTCATTGTCGGTGGGGCATTCGGGCTGGCCCGTCAGGGCCAGAGCATGTCAACGCCCATAATCTTCGACACGGGGCTGCTGTTGTAG
- a CDS encoding ribosomal protein S25 , putative — protein sequence MAVKEKKSKEAVMRAAMASRGKRKKWVKVKTKDKVNNAVFFEKATVDRLMTEIPKAKLITISTIVDKLKVNGSLARQALAHLEEQNLIKPVCDQHHQQRLYTRV from the exons ATGGCGGTTAAGGAGAAGAAGTCGAAGGAGGCCGTGATGCGTGCGGCCATGGCCTCGCGCGGCAAAAGGAAG AAGTGGGTGAAGGTCAAGACCAAGGACAAGGTCAACAACGCCGTGTTCTTCGAGAAGGCCACCGTGGACAGGTTGATGACCGAAATCCCGAAGGCCAAGCTCATCACGATTTCGACCATCGTCGACAAGCTTAAGGTGAACGGCAGCCTTGCCCGTCAGGCCCTCGCGCACCTGGAGGAGCAGAACCTGATCAAGCCGGTGTGCGACCAgcaccaccagcagcgtctgTACACCCGTGTCTAA
- a CDS encoding membrane protein, putative, translated as MLGKLLSLTCTWSLIAAAQDVKWYSKKLAEEVYREVNDRFTDAHPWHRVIQVDEWSYRHWILPRNPHFDSVVLLIDSSKAVQREILDVVRLVAHRFDNASTDKGFEGEANSDTPTYFFYADVSTPGCDWIVSLHQLKHIPELLFFRAGEIGQTNGMHGVTSFNEWISKNAVTQWKFTETEFFKLLYSFCEVNAKSPCHIHVETSNRRHLVRDLISLIKSRLWLIPIILVVIPVFIYTMLYRHCWLLRLGAVSLYALNVTCLISAIANYTPLTIIPSEGFWLYTSGLLQRFYVELSKWHYVNENVIVSLMFCILSATLLALRQCAFWDCGMFPVLFISLGFIVTGWYTISLLRQKGVSFCVDWLAELSIPRGSIDVDRNFLF; from the coding sequence ATGTTAGGGAAATTACTGTCGCTAACGTGTACATGGTCACTGATTGCTGCAGCACAGGATGTGAAATGGTACTCTAAAAAGCTCGCTGAGGAGGTATATCGTGAAGTGAACGACCGTTTCACTGATGCTCACCCGTGGCATAGGGTCATCCAGGTTGATGAATGGTCTTACAGGCATTGGATTTTACCCAGGAACCCTCACTTCGATTCGGTTGTGTTACTTATTGATTCGTCGAAGGCTGTTCAAAGAGAGATTCTAGATGTCGTTAGGTTGGTGGCCCACCGCTTTGACAACGCCTCAACGGATAAGGGATTCGAGGGTGAAGCGAATAGCGATACACCAACTTATTTCTTCTACGCAGATGTCAGTACACCGGGATGTGATTGGATTGTATCACTCCACCAGCTGAAACATATCCCAGAACTGTTATTCTTTCGAGCTGGGGAAATCGGCCAGACAAATGGCATGCATGGAGTGACCAGTTTCAATGAGTGGATATCTAAAAACGCAGTTACACAATGGAAGTTTACCGAAACGGAGTTCTTCAAACTACTGTATAGTTTCTGTGAGGTGAATGCCAAATCACCCTGCCATATCCACGTTGAAACCAGCAACAGGCGACATCTGGTGCGTGATCTGATTTCATTAATAAAATCTAGATTATGGCTCATACCCATCATCTTAGTTGTTATACCAGTGTTTATTTACACCATGTTGTATCGACACTGCTGGTTGTTAAGATTGGGCGCCGTGTCACTTTACGCCTTGAACGTTACTTGCCTAATATCAGCCATCGCAAACTATACGCCACTCACCATCATTCCGTCTGAAGGATTTTGGTTGTATACGTCAGGTTTACTGCAGAGGTTTTACGTCGAGTTGAGCAAGTGGCACTACGTGAACGAGAACGTGATAGTATCGCTGATGTTTTGTATATTGTCAGCTACACTGCTTGCACTTCGTCAATGTGCTTTCTGGGATTGCGGAATGTTCCCTGTGCTGTTTATTTCGTTGGGATTTATCGTAACTGGGTGGTATACCATTTCGTTGTTGCGTCAGAAGGGGGTGTCATTCTGCGTTGATTGGCTGGCTGAATTATCGATTCCTCGAGGTTCGATTGACGTGGATCGCAACTTTCTTTTCTAA
- a CDS encoding cyclin-dependent kinase-related kinase, putative, with protein MESKGSDDGPGDLEKRFKPLGKHLGEGTYGTVSMFLDTLTGKNVAIKKVKNIEWKGERQVVGMVGIHFTTLRELKVMRELHHPNLMDVVAVFVSQGFINIVMNLMAGDLKKVIDSRVRLTVPQQKCIMWQLLKGLEELHANCFAHRDLSPANVFITDGGVLKIADFGLARRCVYSPMVPPTTKRINPAELDKYCVREKMTYRVVTLWYRSPELLLGAEAYHFACDLWSVGCIFAEVLDHKPLFPGTNEIDQIGRIYKLLGTPSETNWPNAMKLKLYTPFSVEQPKQLDTVIKGHTPEALDLLQRLLKLDPNERITAKEVRRHVQALAHEYFTTPPLMCKPDQLPFDFVAGYV; from the exons ATGGAGTCTAAAGGCTCCGACGATGGTCCAGGTGACCTGGAGAAGCGGTTCAAACCGCTCGGGAAGCACCTTGGTGAGGGTACCTATGGTACCGTATCAATGTTTCTGGACACCCTTACTGGGAA GAATGTTGCCATAAAGAAGGTCAAGAACATCGAATGGAAGGGAGAGCGGCAGGTGGTGGGTATGGTGGGAATCCACTTCACCACGCTCCGTGAGCTGAAGGTGATGCGGGAGCTCCATCACCCGAACCTGATGGACGTGGTAGCCGTCTTCGTATCGCAGGGGTTCATCAACATCGTGATGAACCTGATGGCAGGGGACCTGAAGAAGGTCATTGATTCCAGGGTGCGGTTGACCGTGCCGCAGCAGAAGTGCATCATGTGGCAATTGCTGAAAGGCCTGGAGGAGTTGCACGCCAACTGCTTCGCGCACCGCGACCTGTCTCCGGCAAACGTATTCATCACTGACGGAGGGGTTTTGAAAATCGCAGATTTTGGCCTTGCCCGGAGGTGCGTGTACAGCCCGATGGTCCCTCCCACCACCAAGCGCATTAACCCGGCAGAGCTGGACAAGTACTGCGTCAGAGAGAAGATGACGTACCGTGTGGTTACGCTTTGGTATCGCAGTCCGGAACTCCTGCTTGGCGCCGAAGCGTACCACTTCGCCTGCGACCTGTGGTCTGTGGGCTGCATCTTCGCCGAGGTGTTGGATCATAAGCCCTTGTTTCCGGGAACCAATGAGATCGACCAGATCGGGCGCATATACAAGCTGCTTGGCACGCCGTCGGAAACGAACTggcccaatgccatgaaacTCAAGCTGTATACGCCTTTCTCCGTGGAGCAGCCTAAGCAGCTCGATACGGTTATAAAGGGGCACACTCCTGAAGCTCTTGACCTCCTGCAACGCTTGCTGAAACTCGACCCGAACGAACGCATAACTGCCAAGGAGGTACGTCGC CATGTGCAGGCATTGGCACACGAGTACTTCACTACTCCGCCGCTGATGTGTAAGCCCGATCAGCTACCTTTCGACTTCGTTGCGGGGTACGTATAA
- a CDS encoding PRY domain containing protein, putative: MNELISMLYGAEEYPKQLNVRIHQHYVRVRKDHLTIEYNGKGRYCDPGSVQSELPAPKDCVLYYFEVNVVSSESPAKVVVGFSDGSYHLNRYPGNDPFSVGYRGENGHVSLGSGKWESYGSAYEQGDTVGCGINYLKQCYFFTRNGKYQGEAGRLHHCDNFPTVGLGQFGDHVTCNFVGPFKFDIANEYRRALASEQKEINAKHVDMESLDVLVYSYLLYSGHKRTLEAFSRERGAIAADSAAAATIEDCASTAADALQEEENTPEEEGSDDGSNDEIYAESIYITDEVFLRFESSLDVRHKLSNLVLSGRSFDALRLLHSAYVDVDKQSFYYCRLLTQHFLELVMNGRVEEAIRWFRGVYDFSVNKYPCFKKLLEETMEILCYKDVEAHAVRDYYGARRRLCVAREINDLAHGYDFWRNSLRVLVQFLTMGRRDLRVKRGYSGPTYSAAYICQPLETL, from the exons ATGAATGAGCTTATTAGTATGCTATACGGGGCGGAGGAGTACCCGAAGCAGCTCAATGTCCGCATCCACCAGCATTACGTCAGGGTTCGTAAGGATCACTTGACTATCGAGTACAACGGCAAGGGGCGATACTGCGATCCAGGC TCTGTACAATCGGAATTGCCGGCTCCGAAGGATTGCGTTTTGTATTATTTCGAGGTGAATGTCGTGAGCAGCGAGAGCCCAGCTAAAGTTGTGGTGGGATTCTCGGATGGCAGCTACCACCTGAACCGATACCCAGGAAACGATCCATTTTCCGTCGGGTATCGTGGTGAGAACGGCCACGTCTCCCTTGGCAGCGGCAAGTGGGAGTCGTACGGGTCGGCCTACGAACAAGGCGACACTGTGGGTTGCGGCATAAACTACCTGAAGCAATGCTACTTTTTTACGCGCAACGGCAAATACCAGG GTGAAGCTGGCAGATTACACCATTGCGACAACTTCCCTACTGTTGGGTTGGGTCAATTCGGGGACCACGTCACATGCAACTTCGTCGGTCCCTTCAAGTTCGATATCGCAAATGAATACCGCCGCGCGCTGGCCTCCGAGCAGAAGGAAATAAACGCGAAGCACGTAGACATGGAGTCATTGGATGTGTTGGTGTACTCGTATTTGCTCTACAGCGGCCACAAGAGGACTCTGGAGGCGTTCAGCAGGGAGCGAGGCGCGATCGCAGCCGAtagtgcagctgctgcaaccATCGAGGATTGCGCAAGCACCGCCGCAGATGCATtgcaggaggaggagaaTACCCCTGAAGAGGAGGGATCCGACGATGGATCAAACGACGAGATTTATGCCGAATCTATCTACATCACAGACGAAGTTTTTCTGCGTTTTGAGTCGTCGCTAGATGTGCGCCACAAGTTGTCGAATCTTGTGCTCTCAGGGCGTTCGTTCGACGCTTTACGTCTGCTGCATTCGGCCTACGTCGACGTGGACAAGCAGTCATTTTACTATTGCCGACTACTAACCCAGCACTTCCTGGAACTGGTGATGAACGGCCGCGTTGAGGAGGCCATCAGGTGGTTCAGGGGCGTCTACGATTTCAGCGTTAACAAATATCCTTGCTTCAAAAAGCTGCTTGAG GAGACCATGGAAATTTTGTGTTACAAAGATGTAGAAGCTCACGCTGTTCGTGATTATTATGGCGCTCGGCGCCGTTTGTGCGTGGCACGTGAGATTAACGACCTAGCACACG GCTACGACTTTTGGAGGAACAGCCTGAGGGTGTTGGTGCAGTTCCTGACGATGGGTCGTCGTGACCTTCGCGTGAAACGTGGCTACAGCGGGCCGACGTATTCAGCGGCCTACATCTGTCAGCCTCTGGAAACCTTGTGA